CGTTAACATTACACTGcacctatagtttttttatagttttataacacaacattgACTCTAACCAATCCgcttaaatttatattcgaaCTGAATCTAACCGCGGCTGCTGGCATTCATCAATTGACCCCGAATTTGTCAAAAAGCTGGGTTAAAGTTTCCTTTATTAACCAATTTTCCCCACTGATGTTGAACTTGCACTTAATTTGTTCAAGCCCGCATTTAGAATCATGAGAAGCATTTTGCCCATAAATTTAGGGCCATAATCAAACCCTCCTACAGATTTGACACAAGGTACTAAAGTATCCATCTTCCTCATTTTCAATGAGACGCTTTAATTAAGCTACTGTATCTTCTATTTTAGGTTTATTTTACTCTTCGTAAAGGCACCATGGTTTTTATGCACAAATACGACACCACTAATATTACAAACAGTAACACACCAGCTATTAGGATATATAACCTTAACCCGCTTCTTTCAGCCATGAAACTTAGAAACAAAGACCCGCTAATTTCTCTGTACTCGTAATTCATAAGACCCATAAGGACCGCTCTGGCACAACACCTTCTGACGAGAACCATAAACTCTAGATTAAAACGATACACTTCATTGGGGTAGATCCTTAAAACATACAAGAACAGGACTATTACACCCCTAACGTAAGTTAGGAACAATAAGAACCCTAACAACCTTCTAACCTCCAGTGCAACCTCCACACATGCAATTATAGACCCCCTCAATAGCACTAGCCCTAAAGAAATAGGTTGCTTGGCAATTAAGACAATCGAAAACACAGCCATCAAAATTACACATATGACTATAACtctcattatataaacataattaagcTTACGCCCCCCGCTACCACCAGCCCTCATACTACCAGCTGgtaggtaaaataatttttctgaacaatttcatTCAAACAGCTGAGTTGACCTAGTCCCTTATGGGCACCTTGAGGGCCCAATAGCTCTAGTCAACCTTGATCCAGACTTTGAGCTACCATCCTGGACCCCTTAAAGAAGGCCATTTTTCTGGGGTGGGAGGTTAGCCTCTCTATGAGCCACATTCTCAAAAAGAATCTTAATAGTTTGGCTGACGACCAAGGCTTAGACCCTAATTTTCTAAGCACTCCTCATCACAAAATTAACCCTACAAAGGGAATAAGAAATACTCTGACTCTCTCATATTTCTCAAGAACTACTACAAACCCAAACCTCTCTATTTTCCTCCCTAATACCCCTCCTAAGATAATAGCCCCAATATACAGGCTAAGAAAAGGAGTTTGTATATTTAAGTGCTCATTAATCCGCAAACTTCTGCTATTAACGTAATTAGACCCAAGTATTACTCTAAATACAATCCGTGCCCTATAAAAAGAAGTGAAGATTAAACCTGTTAGCTCTAATAAATAGCACCCATAAGTTATTCTTCTGTCTATCATTCTTAGCTCAATTATTAGGTCTTTAGAGAAAAACCCTCTTATAAACGGGGCCCCTCTCAAGGACACAATTGCAACCGTTATTGCACCCATTCTTACCGGTAATCCTTGCCACAAGCTTCTTAACCCCCGGATATCTTGGATTCTTTGGTTTCTATGAATAACACCCCCTGCGCCTAGAAACAACAAAGCTTTAAATACCGCATGGgttactaaatgaaaaaaagctaCAGACGGAAGAAGGATTGAAATCGAGAATATTATTAACCTTAACTGCCTCAAAGTCGAGAGTGCGATTACCTTTTTTAGGTCAAA
Above is a window of Mytilus trossulus isolate FHL-02 unplaced genomic scaffold, PNRI_Mtr1.1.1.hap1 h1tg000833l__unscaffolded, whole genome shotgun sequence DNA encoding:
- the LOC134703084 gene encoding NADH-ubiquinone oxidoreductase chain 6-like; translated protein: MRVIVICVILMAVFSIVLIAKQPISLGLVLLRGSIIACVEVALEVRRLLGFLLFLTYVRGVIVLFLYVLRIYPNEVYRFNLEFMVLVRRCCARAVLMGLMNYEYREISGSLFLSFMAERSGLRLYILIAGVLLFVILVVSYLCIKTMVPLRRVK